The Streptomyces phaeolivaceus genome has a window encoding:
- a CDS encoding VOC family protein: MAIQRMDNVGIVVEDMDAAIAFFVELGMELEGRGQVEGLVADRCTGLDGVRCDIAMVRTPDGHSRLELAKYRSPEAMSAGPRNRPHNVLGTHRVMFAVDDIEDTIARLRPHGAELVGEIARYEDSHLLCYVRGPEGIIVGLAEQLH, encoded by the coding sequence ATGGCGATTCAGCGAATGGACAACGTAGGCATCGTCGTCGAGGACATGGACGCTGCCATCGCGTTCTTCGTGGAACTCGGTATGGAACTGGAGGGCAGGGGGCAGGTCGAGGGCCTCGTCGCCGACCGGTGCACCGGACTCGACGGCGTCCGCTGTGACATCGCGATGGTCCGGACCCCGGACGGCCACAGCCGGCTCGAACTGGCGAAGTACCGCAGCCCCGAAGCGATGAGCGCCGGGCCGCGCAACCGGCCGCACAACGTTCTGGGCACGCACCGTGTCATGTTCGCCGTCGACGACATCGAGGACACCATCGCCCGCCTGCGTCCTCACGGCGCCGAACTCGTCGGCGAGATCGCCCGGTACGAGGACAGCCATCTGCTCTGCTATGTGCGCGGCCCGGAAGGCATCATCGTCGGACTCGCCGAGCAACTTCACTGA
- a CDS encoding helix-turn-helix transcriptional regulator, translating to MKNRITELRAERGWTQADLAERAGVSRQTINAIETGKFDPSLPLAFRLARIFGLKIEELFLDDQ from the coding sequence ATGAAGAACCGCATCACGGAACTTCGCGCCGAACGCGGGTGGACGCAGGCCGACCTGGCTGAGCGTGCCGGCGTGTCCAGGCAGACGATCAACGCCATCGAAACAGGGAAGTTCGACCCAAGCCTTCCCCTGGCCTTCCGTCTCGCCAGGATCTTCGGCCTGAAGATCGAAGAGCTCTTCCTCGACGATCAATGA
- a CDS encoding GNAT family N-acetyltransferase, translating into MSQSMVTLRKLALNDWQAVHSWASLEEACRYQPWGPNTEDQTRAFVQTAVEAWSHAHQQRFVYIARFENELVGMGELRIRSRRHRQGEIAYIVHPRAWGRGVGTAIGQELLSRGFGKLGLHRIYATCDPRNRASFRLLGKLGMTYEGRHRHTALIRDGWRDSEMFSILEAEWRSSPSDRL; encoded by the coding sequence GTGAGCCAATCCATGGTGACTTTGCGCAAGCTCGCGCTCAACGACTGGCAAGCAGTGCACTCCTGGGCCAGCCTTGAGGAGGCTTGTCGCTACCAGCCTTGGGGGCCGAACACCGAGGACCAGACGCGCGCGTTCGTGCAAACCGCCGTCGAAGCCTGGTCGCACGCCCATCAGCAGCGATTCGTCTACATTGCTCGCTTCGAGAACGAACTCGTCGGCATGGGTGAACTGCGCATCCGTAGCCGTCGCCATCGTCAGGGCGAAATCGCCTACATTGTGCACCCGAGGGCCTGGGGACGTGGCGTGGGCACGGCGATCGGGCAAGAGCTTCTGTCGCGCGGGTTCGGGAAATTGGGACTCCACCGGATCTACGCGACCTGCGACCCCCGCAATCGCGCGTCGTTTCGGTTGCTGGGCAAGCTCGGTATGACGTACGAGGGGCGGCATCGGCACACCGCGTTGATCCGGGACGGCTGGCGGGACTCCGAGATGTTCAGCATCCTCGAAGCGGAATGGCGGTCGAGCCCCAGCGATAGATTGTGA
- a CDS encoding PucR family transcriptional regulator, translating into MSHVMRRASELALDETTVTVLRAALRSTADEVVQAIIDEVPSYTGALSGHMGATIRRAVRTALGHYLDLASGNATGGDGGDAAYELGRGEVRDGRSMDALLSAYRVGARVAWRCLAAGAVPAGLPAAEVAKFAELTFAYIDELSAASAAGHADELAARGRAHERHLEHLARDLLAGASPDVLLASAQRAGWQPPVSLTAVLLPAAQARPAYRTLDPSTLVLDDLPDATGVLLVPDADRPHLLRRLTDRTAVAGPARPWTRASASYARAVRARSLSSEIRDTEDHLPELVLSADADALDDLRARALAPLRTLPAATARRLEETLREWLLHQGRRDEVAAALFVHPQTVRYRMTQLRELFPDLASPHRVLELTLAVGLRAG; encoded by the coding sequence GTGAGTCATGTAATGAGGAGGGCCAGCGAGCTGGCCCTGGACGAGACGACGGTCACCGTACTGCGGGCCGCGCTGAGGAGCACCGCCGACGAGGTCGTCCAGGCGATCATCGACGAGGTCCCCTCCTACACGGGCGCCCTGTCGGGCCACATGGGCGCCACCATCCGCCGGGCCGTCCGTACCGCCCTGGGGCACTACCTGGACCTCGCGAGCGGGAACGCCACGGGCGGCGACGGCGGGGACGCGGCCTACGAGCTGGGCCGCGGCGAGGTGCGCGACGGCCGTTCGATGGACGCCCTGCTCAGCGCCTACCGCGTCGGCGCCCGCGTGGCCTGGCGATGCCTGGCGGCCGGTGCCGTACCCGCCGGTCTGCCCGCCGCCGAGGTCGCCAAGTTCGCCGAGCTGACCTTCGCCTACATCGACGAGCTCTCCGCCGCGAGCGCCGCGGGCCACGCCGACGAACTGGCCGCCCGGGGCCGGGCCCACGAGCGCCACCTGGAACACCTGGCCCGCGACCTCCTGGCCGGTGCGAGCCCGGACGTGCTGCTGGCCTCCGCCCAACGGGCCGGGTGGCAGCCCCCGGTCTCCCTGACCGCGGTCCTGCTGCCCGCCGCCCAGGCCCGGCCCGCCTACCGCACCCTCGATCCGAGCACCCTCGTCCTGGACGACCTGCCGGACGCCACCGGGGTGCTGCTCGTCCCCGACGCCGACCGGCCGCATCTCCTGCGGCGGCTGACCGACCGCACCGCCGTGGCCGGCCCGGCCCGGCCGTGGACGCGCGCGTCCGCCTCGTACGCACGGGCCGTACGCGCGCGCTCCCTCTCCTCCGAAATCCGCGACACCGAGGACCATCTGCCCGAGCTGGTGCTGAGCGCCGACGCCGACGCGCTCGATGACCTGCGTGCCCGCGCCCTCGCACCACTGCGGACCCTGCCCGCCGCGACCGCGCGGCGGCTGGAGGAGACGCTGCGGGAGTGGCTGCTGCACCAGGGCAGACGCGACGAGGTGGCCGCGGCGCTGTTCGTCCATCCCCAGACCGTCCGCTACCGCATGACGCAGCTGCGGGAGCTGTTCCCGGACCTCGCGTCACCCCACCGGGTCCTGGAACTGACACTGGCGGTCGGCCTTCGGGCCGGCTGA
- a CDS encoding IS701 family transposase — protein sequence MAAGHSVDPARRQETFEGLLTRIAGRFTRVEPRRRVRQLVLGLLSDLPRKNCWTIAEWAGQTTPDGMQHLLGRAKWDADQVRDDVREYVMEHLHDDQAVLVVDETGDVKKGTHTVGVQRQYTGTAGRIENAQVAVYLVYAGQRGHAAVDRELYVPRSWTADPDRCQAAGLGENTAFATKPELATRMITRFLDVGHHASWVAGDEVYGGNPKLRTALEERGTGYVLAVACSHEVTTGAGKFRADTLAKKVPKRAWQKLSAGPGAKGHRFYNWAVIDLPDPRAGSRQLLIRRNRSTGELAYYRCYSPASVPLTVLVRVAGSRWRVEEFFQSGKGLAALDEHQVRRYISWSRWVTLAMLAHAFLAVIRADEHTRPAPDALIPLTCNEIQRLFITLVVRPVHDAAHRLGWSVWRRRHQARSQASHYRRQATQAKIGSVKRAV from the coding sequence GTGGCCGCAGGTCACAGCGTAGACCCTGCCCGCCGGCAGGAAACATTCGAGGGCCTGCTGACGCGGATAGCGGGACGGTTCACGCGGGTCGAACCCCGGCGTCGGGTCCGACAGTTGGTGCTCGGGCTGCTGTCGGACCTGCCGCGCAAAAACTGCTGGACCATCGCCGAATGGGCCGGACAGACCACCCCGGACGGCATGCAGCACCTGCTGGGCCGTGCCAAGTGGGACGCCGACCAGGTACGCGACGACGTGCGCGAGTACGTGATGGAGCATCTGCACGACGACCAGGCGGTGCTGGTGGTCGACGAGACCGGGGACGTGAAGAAGGGCACCCACACGGTCGGCGTCCAGCGTCAGTACACCGGCACCGCAGGCAGGATCGAAAACGCCCAGGTCGCGGTCTACCTGGTCTACGCCGGCCAGCGCGGGCACGCGGCTGTGGACCGGGAACTGTATGTCCCACGTTCCTGGACGGCCGACCCCGATCGCTGCCAGGCCGCCGGGCTGGGCGAGAACACCGCCTTCGCCACCAAGCCGGAACTGGCCACCCGCATGATCACTCGGTTTCTGGACGTCGGCCATCACGCGTCGTGGGTTGCCGGAGACGAGGTCTACGGCGGTAACCCGAAGCTGCGAACCGCACTGGAGGAACGCGGCACCGGCTACGTCCTCGCGGTGGCCTGCTCACACGAAGTCACCACCGGAGCAGGGAAGTTCCGTGCGGACACCTTGGCCAAGAAGGTGCCGAAGCGGGCCTGGCAGAAGCTCTCCGCTGGGCCCGGAGCCAAGGGCCACCGCTTCTACAACTGGGCAGTCATCGACCTCCCCGACCCCCGCGCCGGAAGTCGTCAGCTACTCATTCGTCGGAACCGCAGCACCGGCGAACTCGCCTACTACCGCTGCTACTCGCCCGCGTCAGTACCGCTGACCGTGCTGGTCCGAGTCGCTGGATCAAGATGGCGGGTGGAGGAGTTCTTCCAGTCCGGCAAGGGCCTGGCCGCACTCGACGAGCACCAGGTCCGCCGCTATATCTCCTGGTCCCGCTGGGTCACCCTCGCCATGCTCGCACACGCCTTCCTCGCCGTCATACGCGCAGACGAGCACACCCGCCCCGCACCCGATGCCCTCATCCCGCTCACCTGCAACGAGATTCAGCGCCTGTTCATCACCCTCGTTGTCCGCCCCGTCCACGATGCCGCCCACCGGCTCGGCTGGTCCGTCTGGCGGCGCCGCCACCAGGCCCGATCCCAGGCCAGCCACTACCGGCGACAAGCCACTCAAGCAAAGATCGGGTCTGTAAAGCGAGCGGTGTAA
- a CDS encoding cupin domain-containing protein produces MSYLEYLEYPEPRYHSDRGEVNAVFRPADSPPDIVSPGASTHYLATNESTGGEFGLYRVELGAQSAGAKTHFHKAMSESFYILSGELELYNGERWVTGREGDFLYVPVGGLHAFKNVTDEPTSMLMLFSPGAPREEYFEHVAEMSQRGGEELERFRFRHDSYFVEDLKPEAE; encoded by the coding sequence ATGTCCTACCTGGAGTACCTCGAGTACCCGGAGCCCCGATACCACAGCGACAGGGGCGAAGTGAACGCGGTTTTCCGCCCGGCTGACTCCCCGCCGGACATCGTCTCGCCCGGCGCCTCCACCCACTACCTCGCCACCAACGAGTCGACCGGCGGCGAATTCGGCCTGTACAGGGTGGAGTTAGGCGCACAGTCCGCCGGAGCCAAGACCCACTTCCACAAGGCGATGTCGGAGTCCTTCTACATTCTCTCCGGCGAACTGGAGCTCTACAACGGCGAGAGGTGGGTGACGGGCCGCGAGGGTGACTTCCTGTACGTCCCCGTCGGCGGCCTGCACGCCTTCAAGAACGTTACCGACGAGCCCACATCCATGCTCATGCTCTTCTCCCCCGGTGCCCCACGCGAAGAGTACTTCGAGCACGTCGCGGAGATGTCGCAGCGCGGTGGCGAGGAGCTTGAGCGCTTTCGTTTCCGGCACGACAGCTACTTCGTCGAAGATCTCAAGCCCGAGGCGGAGTAG
- a CDS encoding ferredoxin reductase — protein sequence MTSTALRSRAWKLMEMVTTPLLPSDYLDLVSPLRAGADLRGRIEAVHPETADAATLVIRPGRGWRGHTAGQYVRIGVDVDGVRLWRAYSLTSPTDRRDGRITITVKAIEDGKVSNHLVRRAVPGTLIHLDQPTGDFVLPQDTPAKVLYLTAGSGITPVMGMLRDTRFDDAVMVHCAPRPQDVIFRDELHDLAAGDKLRLTEVHTATDGILDIARLDALVPDWAERETWACGPAGLLDAAEKHWAEHGVPERLHTERFRAGVVATGDGGEVTFSATGKKADADGATPLLDIGEEAGVLMPSGCRMGICFGCVTPLKAGAVRDLRTGEITEAAPGVLIQTCVSAAAGPCDIER from the coding sequence ATGACGAGTACAGCCCTCCGCAGCAGGGCGTGGAAACTGATGGAGATGGTCACGACGCCGCTGCTGCCGTCGGACTACCTCGACCTGGTCAGCCCCCTGCGCGCGGGCGCCGACCTGCGCGGGCGCATCGAGGCCGTGCACCCCGAGACGGCCGACGCCGCGACCCTTGTGATCAGACCCGGACGGGGCTGGCGCGGCCACACCGCCGGCCAGTACGTACGGATCGGGGTCGACGTCGACGGGGTCCGCCTGTGGCGCGCCTACTCCCTCACCTCGCCGACCGACCGCCGCGACGGCCGCATCACGATCACCGTGAAGGCGATTGAGGACGGCAAGGTCAGCAACCACCTCGTCCGCAGGGCCGTACCGGGCACGCTCATCCACCTCGACCAGCCGACCGGCGACTTCGTCCTGCCGCAGGACACGCCCGCCAAGGTGCTCTACCTGACCGCCGGCAGCGGCATCACCCCCGTGATGGGCATGCTGCGCGACACCCGGTTCGACGACGCCGTCATGGTCCACTGCGCGCCGCGACCGCAGGACGTCATCTTCCGCGACGAACTCCACGACCTGGCCGCCGGCGACAAACTGCGGCTCACCGAGGTGCACACCGCCACGGACGGCATCCTCGACATCGCCCGCCTCGACGCACTCGTGCCCGACTGGGCCGAGCGCGAGACCTGGGCCTGCGGGCCCGCGGGCCTGCTCGACGCCGCCGAGAAACACTGGGCCGAGCACGGCGTCCCGGAGCGCCTGCACACCGAACGCTTCCGCGCCGGCGTCGTCGCCACCGGCGACGGCGGCGAGGTCACCTTCAGCGCCACCGGCAAGAAGGCCGACGCCGACGGCGCCACACCGCTGCTGGACATCGGCGAGGAAGCCGGCGTGCTGATGCCCTCGGGCTGCCGCATGGGCATCTGCTTCGGCTGCGTCACACCGCTCAAGGCCGGCGCCGTACGCGACCTGCGCACCGGCGAGATCACCGAAGCCGCACCCGGCGTCCTCATCCAGACCTGCGTGTCCGCCGCGGCGGGCCCCTGCGACATCGAACGGTAG
- a CDS encoding IS256 family transposase, with product MIDQLVGQARSKGLQLTGEGGLLQQLTKAVLESALEGEITDHLGYDKHDPAGKDGGNSRNGTRSKTVLTDIGPVEIDVPRDREGSFEPAIVKKRQRRLTGVDEMVLSLSAKGLTHGEISAHLAEVYGANVSKTTISTITDKVMDGMAEWQNRPLDRVYPVVFIDAINVKIRDGQVANRPIYVALAVTAEGHRDILGLWAGDGGEGAKHWLRVLSELKNRGVEDVLMLVCDGLKGLPDAVGEVWPRTVVQTCVVHLLRASFRYAARQDWDKIAKALKPVYTAPSEDAATTRFLEFAETWGKKYPAIVRLWESSWPEFTPFLQFDAEIRRIVCTTNSIESVNARIRKAVRSRGHFPTEQAALKCVYMAVMSLDPTGAGRKRWTTRWKGAMNVFDLAFDGRLTAGQL from the coding sequence CTGATCGACCAGCTCGTCGGGCAGGCCCGCAGTAAGGGGCTGCAGCTGACCGGCGAGGGCGGGCTGCTGCAGCAGCTGACCAAGGCGGTTCTGGAGTCCGCCCTGGAAGGCGAGATCACCGACCATCTCGGCTATGACAAGCACGACCCGGCGGGCAAGGACGGCGGCAACTCCCGTAACGGCACCCGGTCCAAGACGGTGCTGACGGACATCGGGCCGGTCGAGATCGACGTGCCCCGCGACCGGGAGGGCTCCTTCGAGCCGGCCATCGTCAAGAAGAGGCAGCGCCGGCTGACCGGCGTGGACGAGATGGTGCTCTCGCTGTCCGCGAAGGGCCTCACGCACGGGGAGATCTCCGCACACCTGGCCGAGGTCTACGGCGCGAACGTGTCCAAGACGACCATCAGCACCATCACCGACAAGGTGATGGACGGCATGGCCGAATGGCAGAACCGTCCGCTCGACCGCGTCTACCCGGTCGTCTTCATTGACGCCATCAACGTCAAGATTCGCGATGGCCAAGTGGCGAACAGGCCGATCTACGTGGCCCTGGCGGTCACCGCCGAGGGGCACCGCGACATCCTCGGCCTGTGGGCCGGCGACGGCGGCGAAGGCGCGAAACACTGGCTGCGCGTGCTGTCGGAGCTGAAGAATCGGGGCGTCGAGGACGTCCTCATGCTGGTCTGCGACGGCTTGAAGGGGCTGCCCGACGCGGTCGGCGAGGTCTGGCCCCGAACTGTGGTGCAAACGTGCGTGGTTCACCTGCTGCGGGCGTCGTTCCGTTACGCGGCCCGGCAGGACTGGGACAAGATCGCGAAGGCGCTCAAGCCCGTCTACACCGCGCCGAGCGAGGACGCGGCCACGACACGGTTCCTGGAGTTCGCCGAGACCTGGGGCAAAAAGTACCCAGCGATCGTCCGCCTCTGGGAGTCCAGCTGGCCCGAGTTCACGCCTTTCCTTCAGTTCGATGCGGAAATACGCCGCATTGTGTGCACGACGAACAGCATCGAGAGCGTCAACGCCCGCATCCGCAAAGCCGTCCGTTCCCGCGGGCACTTCCCCACGGAGCAGGCCGCCCTCAAGTGCGTCTACATGGCCGTCATGAGTCTCGACCCGACCGGCGCCGGCCGCAAACGCTGGACCACGCGCTGGAAGGGCGCCATGAACGTCTTCGACCTGGCCTTCGACGGCCGCCTCACCGCAGGTCAACTCTAG
- a CDS encoding P-loop NTPase fold protein encodes MDDSQFLALLTDEDRERVTTHESRLLDRAVVDAADLMDNTPGDLVLDGSVRQEVRARLSVNALREQHRAWLEASSDRWITRQRRRARNRITAVPLLVCVLTWLAAAVYAVAAAKGWDHLRVHDRSNLSFSLGALLLAVSLSLVLWTWRRPTRTASARAKLHLTGAEDRLFLALRSEAESLLSTVLNERWEQSKSELAALDSRGAPNLVELESVNAVPSKSAREIYDFIGEHRASAIGISGTRGVGKTTLMQSVQNWNPENYIGVYVPVPVHYAAPEFFRMLFREVADAILKSNREGIAYLEQQNRVIRHPTDLVRLAVGPAFVLVGVILISYGRTTASSPVKLTDIPGLLLVFAGLGIAVVAALSSPAVRRAIREFMGPRYVERDISLAADALRALDYSATHQRLSKNAFVFKLFTMEDHEQLELAERELTHPELVLRFKNFVSSFIRTSPRQIIVALDELDKMEDGEDAVAFVNSIKDLLHIQGVHFLVSVSEDALHNFSLRGVPVRDVFDSSFDSIIPVQRFTAEESKNLLKSRVVGFPDPLALFCHAMSGGVPRDLIRVARECVRVAKESGSSVPVDRVVGTEVGRQARLVCEALAARMRQEQKPVATAFFEALPAMREAGDTAALVAAVEEVVQRIRIHLVGEYSQAEDAAVYLSCLATICQYFGVPRTNASWQRERDAGTSVRVAETVAEALELLRVDGGITMAALASIRADVANAVPTP; translated from the coding sequence GTGGACGACAGTCAGTTCCTCGCGTTGCTGACCGACGAGGACCGTGAGCGGGTGACGACCCACGAGAGTCGCCTCCTCGACCGCGCGGTGGTGGACGCGGCCGACCTCATGGACAACACACCGGGTGACCTTGTTCTGGACGGTTCGGTCAGGCAGGAGGTTCGGGCCAGGCTGTCGGTGAACGCGCTCCGCGAACAACACCGGGCCTGGCTCGAAGCGAGCAGCGACCGATGGATCACGAGACAGCGACGACGGGCGAGAAACCGGATCACCGCCGTGCCCCTTCTTGTCTGTGTGCTCACCTGGCTCGCGGCAGCCGTGTACGCGGTCGCCGCGGCCAAGGGCTGGGACCACCTGCGCGTCCACGACCGCTCGAATCTCTCGTTCAGCCTGGGCGCTCTCCTGCTGGCGGTAAGCCTGTCCCTGGTGCTGTGGACATGGAGGCGGCCGACGCGCACCGCCTCCGCCCGCGCCAAGCTGCACCTGACGGGTGCGGAGGACCGGCTCTTCCTGGCGCTGAGGTCCGAGGCCGAGTCCCTCCTGTCGACGGTGCTGAACGAGCGCTGGGAGCAGAGCAAGAGCGAGTTGGCCGCCCTGGACAGCAGGGGCGCGCCGAATCTCGTGGAACTGGAGTCGGTGAACGCCGTACCGTCGAAGTCGGCGCGGGAGATCTACGACTTCATCGGGGAGCACCGCGCGTCGGCGATCGGCATCAGCGGTACGCGCGGCGTGGGAAAGACCACGCTCATGCAGTCCGTGCAGAACTGGAACCCCGAGAACTACATCGGTGTCTACGTGCCGGTGCCGGTGCACTACGCGGCGCCGGAGTTCTTCCGCATGTTGTTCCGTGAGGTCGCGGACGCCATCCTCAAGTCGAACCGCGAGGGAATCGCCTACCTGGAGCAACAGAATCGAGTGATCCGTCACCCGACCGACCTGGTCCGGCTCGCGGTCGGTCCGGCGTTCGTGCTGGTGGGCGTGATCCTCATTTCCTACGGCCGGACGACGGCCTCGTCCCCCGTCAAGCTCACCGATATCCCCGGACTCCTGCTCGTCTTCGCCGGGCTGGGCATCGCGGTGGTCGCCGCCCTGTCCAGCCCGGCCGTCCGCCGCGCGATCCGCGAGTTCATGGGTCCCCGCTATGTGGAACGGGACATCTCCCTGGCGGCGGACGCGCTACGGGCCCTCGACTACTCCGCCACGCACCAGCGGCTTTCGAAGAACGCCTTCGTGTTCAAACTGTTCACCATGGAGGACCACGAGCAACTGGAGCTGGCCGAGCGCGAGTTGACGCATCCGGAACTGGTCCTGAGATTCAAGAACTTCGTCAGCAGCTTCATTCGTACCTCGCCCCGGCAGATCATCGTCGCCCTGGACGAACTGGACAAGATGGAGGACGGCGAGGATGCCGTGGCCTTCGTCAACAGCATCAAGGACCTCCTCCATATTCAGGGGGTGCATTTTCTGGTCTCCGTGTCGGAGGACGCCCTGCACAACTTCTCGCTGCGGGGCGTTCCGGTGCGAGACGTCTTCGACTCCTCCTTCGACTCCATCATTCCCGTGCAGAGGTTCACCGCCGAGGAGTCGAAGAATCTGCTGAAGAGCCGGGTGGTGGGATTCCCGGACCCGCTCGCCCTGTTCTGCCACGCGATGAGCGGCGGGGTGCCGCGTGACCTCATCCGGGTGGCGCGAGAGTGCGTGCGGGTGGCCAAGGAGAGCGGCTCCTCGGTGCCGGTGGACCGGGTGGTCGGAACGGAAGTGGGCCGGCAGGCGCGTCTCGTCTGCGAGGCTCTGGCAGCCAGGATGAGACAGGAACAGAAGCCGGTCGCGACCGCGTTCTTCGAGGCCCTGCCGGCCATGCGGGAGGCAGGGGACACGGCGGCCCTGGTCGCCGCGGTCGAGGAGGTGGTCCAGCGCATCCGAATTCACCTGGTGGGGGAGTATTCGCAGGCCGAGGACGCCGCCGTGTATCTGTCGTGCCTCGCCACGATCTGCCAGTACTTCGGTGTTCCCAGGACCAACGCGTCATGGCAGCGGGAACGGGACGCGGGCACGTCGGTGCGCGTGGCCGAAACAGTGGCGGAGGCCTTGGAACTGCTTCGGGTGGACGGCGGCATCACGATGGCCGCCCTGGCCTCCATCAGAGCGGACGTGGCGAACGCCGTGCCGACGCCCTGA
- a CDS encoding fatty acid desaturase family protein, whose product MTAIDPTAHLSAEQIEELGRELDAIRDEVIAARGEKDAAYIRKVISAQRKLELASRGILLFSFFPPAWIIGTAGLSVAKIMDNMEIGHNILHGQWDWMRDPKIHSTTWEWDHVSPSEQWKHSHNELHHTYTNVIGKDNDLGYGIMRVDEDQRWHPFHLGQPLWNFLNACFFEYGIAAYDLELGKNLHKRRRNNPEFRARARAVGRKIRKQVLKDYVIHPLLSGPSFLTTLAATFTANLVRNVWTHSVIMCGHFPEGVQVFERRSIKGETRGQWYLRQMMGSANISGSKAMHFMTGNLSHQIEHHLFPDLPSNRYAEVAVKVRALFEKYELDYVTGPLPKQVFSAWHKVFRLSLPNKKPKVKTPDREQELAAA is encoded by the coding sequence TTGACCGCCATCGACCCCACCGCCCACCTGAGCGCCGAGCAGATCGAGGAACTCGGCCGCGAACTGGACGCGATCCGCGACGAGGTGATCGCCGCCCGCGGCGAGAAGGACGCCGCCTACATCCGCAAGGTCATCTCGGCGCAGCGCAAGCTCGAACTGGCCAGCAGGGGCATCCTGCTGTTCTCGTTCTTCCCGCCCGCATGGATCATCGGCACCGCCGGCCTGTCGGTCGCGAAGATCATGGACAACATGGAGATCGGCCACAACATCCTGCACGGCCAGTGGGACTGGATGCGCGACCCCAAGATCCACTCCACCACCTGGGAATGGGACCACGTCTCACCGTCCGAACAGTGGAAGCACTCCCACAACGAACTCCACCACACGTACACCAACGTCATCGGCAAGGACAACGACCTCGGCTACGGCATCATGCGCGTCGACGAGGACCAGCGCTGGCACCCCTTCCACCTCGGCCAGCCCCTGTGGAACTTCCTCAACGCCTGCTTCTTCGAATACGGCATCGCCGCCTACGACCTGGAACTCGGCAAGAACCTCCACAAGCGCCGCCGCAACAATCCCGAGTTCCGCGCACGGGCGAGGGCCGTCGGCCGCAAGATCCGCAAGCAGGTCCTCAAGGACTACGTCATCCACCCCCTGCTCTCCGGCCCCTCCTTCCTCACCACCCTCGCCGCCACGTTCACCGCGAACCTGGTCCGCAACGTCTGGACCCACTCGGTGATCATGTGCGGCCACTTCCCGGAAGGCGTGCAGGTCTTCGAGCGCCGCTCCATCAAGGGCGAGACACGCGGCCAGTGGTACCTGCGCCAGATGATGGGTTCCGCCAACATCAGCGGCAGCAAGGCCATGCACTTCATGACCGGCAACCTGTCCCATCAGATCGAGCACCACCTGTTCCCGGACCTGCCGAGCAACCGGTACGCCGAGGTCGCGGTGAAGGTCCGCGCACTCTTCGAGAAGTACGAACTGGATTACGTCACCGGGCCACTGCCCAAGCAGGTGTTCTCCGCCTGGCACAAGGTCTTCCGGCTCTCCCTGCCGAACAAGAAGCCGAAGGTCAAGACGCCGGACCGCGAACAGGAACTCGCCGCGGCCTGA